A genome region from Lactobacillus sp. ESL0791 includes the following:
- a CDS encoding lantibiotic ABC transporter permease, which produces MIKWLQLKHILRNPRFLLFTIVIPGAWYVLMLNMIPSHTDINYVIFLIACLWGIGGNSVVTFGKRINSGRQYYALKDKTSFYSLGNYLVDQVFLQVLLNLLIIAFNLVIGFVSSRLTFDYKLIICVLLLSLAGLYTSVIGFTLGILLQAETLDALDFPLMLIMMMLVSPFNSFMSTNNDFLKLVINIQKFFPFHYIYNALNDLLTKQSLVNDLGLLCLTFVVTLIPWLIIIWWKDKKGELNAF; this is translated from the coding sequence ATGATTAAATGGCTACAATTAAAACATATTTTGCGTAATCCGCGTTTCTTATTATTTACGATTGTGATTCCAGGTGCATGGTATGTGCTGATGTTAAACATGATACCTTCACATACCGACATTAATTACGTGATTTTTTTAATTGCGTGTCTGTGGGGCATAGGCGGCAACTCGGTCGTGACTTTTGGCAAAAGAATTAATTCAGGCCGGCAATATTATGCACTAAAAGATAAGACATCTTTTTATTCCCTGGGAAATTACTTAGTGGATCAGGTTTTTCTGCAAGTACTGTTAAATTTATTGATTATTGCATTTAACCTTGTAATTGGCTTTGTCAGTTCACGATTGACATTTGATTATAAACTAATTATTTGCGTATTGCTGCTGAGTCTTGCAGGGCTATATACCAGTGTGATTGGCTTTACCTTGGGAATATTATTGCAGGCAGAAACATTAGATGCGCTAGACTTTCCCTTGATGTTAATTATGATGATGTTAGTTAGTCCCTTTAATTCATTTATGAGCACGAATAATGATTTTCTTAAATTAGTGATCAATATTCAAAAATTCTTCCCTTTTCATTATATTTATAACGCCCTCAATGATTTGTTAACTAAACAATCCCTGGTTAATGATTTAGGTTTGCTGTGTTTAACTTTTGTTGTTACGCTCATTCCGTGGCTAATAATTATTTGGTGGAAAGACAAGAAAGGCGAACTGAATGCCTTTTAA
- a CDS encoding XRE family transcriptional regulator produces MENIFVEQLIKLRRKQRLSQNDLAQKLYVSRQSVSKWELGETEPDIIKLISLAEIFGVSLDYLLVGTPTKRDLLLKITDLQKSFAYPVLKKVNLTIKTRDRIALLGSNGAGKSTLIKIITQLLQPDDGKIELFYDPKADLSIMPQENVLIDTLKVTEQIQLEAAIDQVYDKEQISVMLDEFNLKQQAKITINKLSGGQKRRLLLLMTLIKPSKFLIFDEPTAGMDLQSIDFFWQRLDHVNSTVLTTTHDFNQIDKYFSRVVLLKDGQITQDVSVDEIHRHHQTIEQWYRHFNDGKETNND; encoded by the coding sequence ATGGAAAATATTTTTGTTGAGCAATTGATTAAATTGCGACGCAAACAACGATTATCTCAAAATGATCTGGCACAAAAACTATATGTTTCGCGGCAATCTGTTTCCAAGTGGGAGCTGGGAGAAACTGAGCCAGATATTATTAAGTTGATTAGTTTAGCCGAAATATTTGGCGTGTCACTGGATTATTTATTAGTAGGTACGCCAACCAAACGTGATCTTTTACTAAAAATTACCGATTTACAGAAGTCGTTTGCCTATCCGGTATTGAAAAAGGTCAATTTAACAATTAAAACGCGTGACCGCATTGCACTACTAGGCAGCAATGGTGCTGGTAAATCAACGTTAATTAAGATTATTACCCAATTATTGCAACCAGACGATGGCAAGATTGAATTATTTTATGATCCTAAAGCAGATTTAAGTATCATGCCGCAGGAAAATGTTTTAATCGATACTTTGAAAGTTACTGAGCAAATCCAGTTAGAAGCGGCGATCGATCAGGTCTATGATAAAGAACAGATTTCTGTGATGCTGGATGAATTTAATCTCAAGCAGCAGGCCAAAATTACTATTAATAAGTTGTCGGGCGGGCAAAAACGCAGGCTGTTGTTACTCATGACCTTAATTAAGCCGAGCAAGTTCTTGATTTTCGATGAACCGACCGCAGGTATGGATTTACAATCAATCGATTTCTTTTGGCAGCGACTGGATCATGTGAACAGCACGGTTTTAACTACCACGCATGATTTTAACCAGATTGATAAATATTTTTCCCGGGTTGTCTTGCTAAAAGATGGTCAGATTACGCAGGATGTCAGCGTGGATGAAATTCACCGCCACCACCAGACAATTGAACAATGGTACCGGCATTTTAACGATGGCAAGGAGACTAACAATGATTAA
- a CDS encoding HD domain-containing protein translates to MARFQSKKLTNEIVLRDPVHEYIHIDDQVVLDVLSSKEFQRMRRIKQLGPISYVFPGATHTRFEHNLGVYELTRRICNIFAEKYPTQNPGDGLWDDNNRLLVECAGLLHDIGHGPYSHTFEHLFGTNHEKIGQKIITDPNTEINQALKQVAPNFPELVASVIAKTYPNPQVVKMISSQADADRMDYLERDAYFTGVTYGKFDLSRILREIRPYSDGICFTNSGMHAVEDYIVSRYQMYQQVYFHRVGRSMEIILHHLLERAKIVYRRGILQVTPSLAKFLEGNWTLSDYLKLDDGVMETNFSMWTNSADPILADLAARYLYRKPLASVKIDEETKNLLPKLKDLIKQAGFNPTYYTDTNSAFDEPYDAYKPSGKNANSQIEIMQDDGNLIELSQLSPLVRALNGTLQGDERFFFPKIMMSNSSEPQIFDPLYQQFQKYVKNGALRYLRRPKKKE, encoded by the coding sequence ATGGCAAGATTTCAAAGTAAGAAATTAACAAACGAAATTGTGCTGCGCGATCCGGTTCACGAATACATTCATATCGATGACCAGGTTGTTTTAGATGTTTTATCCAGCAAAGAATTCCAGCGGATGCGTCGCATCAAGCAGCTGGGCCCGATCAGCTATGTTTTTCCCGGCGCCACGCACACCCGCTTTGAACATAACTTGGGCGTTTACGAATTAACTAGGCGCATTTGCAATATTTTTGCGGAAAAGTATCCTACGCAAAATCCAGGCGACGGGCTTTGGGACGACAACAACCGGCTCTTAGTTGAATGTGCCGGATTGCTGCATGATATCGGCCATGGACCCTATTCCCACACCTTTGAGCACCTATTTGGCACCAATCACGAAAAAATTGGGCAAAAAATCATTACCGATCCTAACACAGAAATTAACCAGGCATTAAAGCAGGTCGCACCTAATTTTCCCGAGCTGGTGGCCAGCGTCATTGCCAAGACTTATCCCAATCCCCAAGTGGTCAAGATGATCTCCAGCCAGGCGGATGCCGACCGGATGGATTATTTAGAAAGGGATGCCTATTTTACCGGCGTTACTTATGGCAAGTTTGACCTTTCACGCATTTTACGCGAAATCAGGCCGTACAGCGATGGCATCTGCTTTACCAACAGCGGGATGCACGCGGTTGAGGATTACATCGTCTCCCGTTACCAGATGTACCAGCAAGTATACTTCCACCGCGTCGGTCGTTCAATGGAAATTATCCTGCACCACCTGCTTGAACGGGCAAAAATTGTATACCGGCGCGGCATTTTGCAGGTAACTCCCAGTCTAGCCAAGTTTCTGGAAGGAAACTGGACCTTGAGCGACTATCTTAAACTGGATGACGGCGTGATGGAAACCAACTTTTCCATGTGGACCAATTCGGCGGATCCGATTTTAGCAGATTTAGCCGCGCGCTACCTCTACCGCAAGCCGCTTGCCAGTGTCAAAATTGATGAGGAAACCAAGAACCTGCTGCCAAAACTGAAGGATTTGATCAAGCAGGCCGGTTTCAACCCGACTTATTACACCGACACCAACTCAGCTTTCGATGAACCGTATGATGCTTATAAACCAAGCGGTAAAAATGCCAACAGTCAAATTGAAATCATGCAGGATGACGGCAACTTAATCGAACTGTCACAGCTTAGCCCGTTGGTCCGTGCGCTGAACGGAACACTTCAGGGAGACGAGCGGTTCTTCTTCCCGAAAATCATGATGTCCAACAGCAGCGAACCGCAAATTTTTGATCCCTTATACCAGCAATTTCAAAAATACGTTAAAAATGGTGCACTGCGGTATTTAAGAAGGCCAAAGAAAAAAGAGTGA
- the rpoE gene encoding DNA-directed RNA polymerase subunit delta, which yields MGLNDFKDKNRNELSMIEVARAILEDNNKRMAFADIVNAVQKYLNESDEEIRERLPQFYTDMNTNGEFISMGENIWALRSWFPYESVDEEVNHPEDEDDQDTRKHHQKVNAFLADATGSDDIIDYDNDDPEDEDLDEAAADTDDFTDDEADFDDADEEDEDLPDSIQGQLTQLDDDDEDEEDE from the coding sequence GTGGGATTAAACGACTTTAAAGATAAAAATCGCAATGAATTGTCGATGATTGAGGTTGCACGGGCAATTTTGGAAGATAACAATAAGAGAATGGCATTTGCCGACATTGTTAACGCCGTGCAAAAATACCTAAATGAAAGTGACGAAGAAATTCGGGAACGTTTGCCGCAGTTTTACACTGATATGAACACCAACGGTGAGTTTATTTCCATGGGTGAAAATATTTGGGCTTTGCGGTCGTGGTTTCCGTATGAGTCGGTTGACGAAGAGGTCAACCACCCAGAAGATGAGGACGATCAGGACACCCGTAAGCACCACCAAAAAGTTAATGCCTTTCTTGCCGATGCTACCGGCAGCGATGACATCATTGATTACGATAATGATGACCCAGAAGATGAAGATCTAGATGAAGCGGCAGCTGATACTGATGACTTCACCGATGATGAAGCAGACTTTGATGATGCCGACGAAGAAGATGAAGATCTGCCTGACAGCATTCAGGGTCAGTTGACGCAGTTAGATGATGATGACGAAGACGAAGAAGATGAATAA
- a CDS encoding SLAP domain-containing protein produces the protein MKVRKFLFLSIASVSLLATTVPAAATTAASATNIKRQLQLKLKKNTYVYNAEGVQLKPIKKGVKVTILDKKVIDGQDFYRIAKNKYVKPANITIIGKKYSTQAKIAAINKLLAFQKQNPSKTISSSLQPISQ, from the coding sequence ATGAAAGTTAGAAAGTTTTTATTCTTGAGCATTGCGTCTGTTTCCCTGCTTGCAACGACTGTGCCGGCTGCTGCCACCACTGCTGCTTCAGCTACAAACATAAAGCGTCAACTGCAATTAAAATTAAAAAAAAACACGTATGTTTATAATGCTGAGGGTGTGCAGCTTAAGCCGATCAAAAAAGGCGTCAAAGTAACGATCCTAGATAAGAAAGTTATTGACGGCCAGGATTTTTACCGGATTGCCAAGAACAAGTATGTCAAACCGGCAAATATTACGATTATTGGGAAGAAATATTCAACGCAAGCGAAAATTGCTGCCATTAACAAGCTGTTGGCTTTCCAAAAGCAGAATCCTAGCAAGACAATTTCTTCAAGTCTGCAGCCGATTTCACAATAG
- the efp gene encoding elongation factor P yields the protein MVQAINLKKGMVFSQDGKLIRVLKANHHKPGKGNTVMQMDLRNVESGAVVHKTMRPTEKVDLVDIVKKNVQYLYNEGDVYTFMDTETYEQYEVSADQLGDDKLYLIPNIEVQLEFANDSKLLGVELPSTVVMKVKQTEPGIKSATVTGSGKPATMETGLVVQVPDFIKTGEDLVINTAEGSYKSRAENLSK from the coding sequence ATGGTACAAGCAATTAATTTGAAAAAGGGCATGGTTTTTAGTCAAGACGGCAAGCTGATCAGGGTTTTGAAGGCCAACCATCACAAGCCGGGCAAGGGCAACACAGTCATGCAGATGGATCTGCGCAATGTCGAGAGCGGCGCGGTTGTTCATAAGACGATGCGGCCGACAGAAAAGGTTGATCTGGTAGATATCGTGAAGAAGAATGTCCAGTATCTGTATAATGAAGGGGATGTTTATACCTTCATGGATACGGAAACTTATGAGCAGTATGAAGTTTCGGCCGATCAGTTAGGTGACGATAAGCTCTACCTCATTCCGAATATTGAGGTGCAGCTGGAATTTGCCAATGACAGCAAACTGCTTGGTGTTGAATTGCCGTCAACAGTTGTCATGAAAGTGAAGCAGACTGAGCCGGGCATTAAGAGTGCAACGGTTACGGGCTCAGGCAAGCCGGCGACGATGGAAACGGGTTTAGTGGTACAGGTTCCTGACTTTATTAAGACAGGGGAAGACTTGGTAATTAATACCGCCGAAGGTTCCTATAAATCACGTGCAGAAAATTTGAGTAAATAG
- a CDS encoding ABC transporter ATP-binding protein, producing the protein MTIKGFFKENPVRFILLFCGAVFVPAAAIGVTWLTALMTTAVKKWQPALAFWLAAVSAILFLANYLVQGWVTSLSAKQEEEYNVTLRRGINQHYFYDGADHKVAQVQNRLTNDLVQANEDYFAAWLNVIMGISFFVSVFILLVSFHWLLLVTVILMSVVSLILPKLLEKQLQTATIHLSEANKFYLDSLEKWLSGLAEIRRYLAGGKLFKVMQTSSKKLEDANVKQIGVRQILRVITGTVSGIFSFLLFVLAGWLITHNQVQFGVFIAVGNCQYYLSSSIQQIIGAYGQIKGVKTLRDKITVSASPVAKTEMKNVETPVALATSDLSLKFPNGESLVFPDIDVKKGEKILLTGDSGAGKTTLFKLLLGEIKPATGKVIFKDEAGQGIKPDLSKIGYIPQQPVLFPATIADNMTMFNAKLKQNLAPLVEKVQFADDVAKFSAGLDEEINLNKLNISGGQRQKIVLVRALVHQSEIILIDEGTSAIDQRATMEILRQVTKSDATVLFIAHSFNAEMKDLFDREIHLVKNKK; encoded by the coding sequence ATGACGATTAAGGGCTTTTTTAAAGAGAATCCAGTACGTTTCATTTTGCTGTTTTGTGGTGCCGTTTTTGTACCTGCAGCAGCGATTGGCGTAACTTGGCTAACCGCCTTAATGACCACGGCTGTCAAAAAATGGCAGCCTGCTTTAGCCTTTTGGCTGGCAGCAGTTAGTGCCATCCTATTTTTAGCAAATTACCTTGTTCAAGGCTGGGTAACGTCGTTAAGCGCTAAACAAGAAGAAGAATATAACGTGACTTTACGCCGCGGCATTAACCAGCATTATTTCTATGATGGCGCTGACCACAAGGTAGCTCAGGTGCAAAACCGTTTAACTAACGACTTAGTGCAGGCAAATGAAGATTATTTTGCTGCTTGGCTAAATGTAATCATGGGGATTAGTTTCTTCGTTTCCGTTTTTATTTTGCTAGTCAGCTTTCATTGGTTATTGCTAGTGACCGTAATTTTAATGTCAGTTGTTTCATTAATCTTGCCTAAGCTGCTTGAAAAACAGTTGCAAACGGCCACGATTCATCTTTCGGAGGCCAATAAGTTTTATCTGGATAGCTTGGAAAAATGGCTGTCAGGCTTAGCTGAGATTAGGCGTTATTTAGCTGGCGGCAAGCTTTTTAAAGTAATGCAGACCAGTTCTAAAAAGTTAGAGGATGCTAATGTTAAGCAGATTGGTGTCAGGCAAATTCTGCGGGTAATTACTGGAACTGTTTCTGGAATTTTTAGTTTTTTACTTTTCGTATTAGCAGGTTGGCTGATTACACACAATCAAGTTCAGTTCGGTGTTTTCATTGCGGTGGGGAACTGCCAGTATTATCTTTCTAGTTCAATTCAGCAAATTATTGGGGCTTACGGGCAAATCAAAGGTGTCAAGACCTTAAGGGATAAGATTACCGTTTCTGCTAGTCCGGTTGCCAAAACTGAAATGAAAAATGTTGAAACACCGGTTGCTCTGGCAACATCTGATTTAAGTTTAAAGTTTCCCAATGGTGAGAGCCTAGTTTTTCCAGATATTGACGTAAAGAAGGGCGAAAAGATTTTACTAACTGGCGATTCGGGCGCCGGTAAAACTACCCTGTTCAAACTGCTACTAGGCGAAATTAAACCGGCGACGGGCAAAGTGATTTTCAAAGATGAAGCTGGGCAAGGGATTAAGCCTGATTTGAGTAAAATCGGCTATATTCCGCAACAACCAGTACTGTTTCCGGCAACGATTGCCGACAATATGACGATGTTCAATGCTAAACTGAAACAAAATTTGGCGCCGCTAGTGGAAAAAGTCCAGTTTGCTGACGATGTTGCCAAGTTTAGTGCTGGCCTTGACGAAGAAATTAATTTGAACAAGCTGAATATTTCGGGTGGCCAAAGGCAGAAGATTGTTTTAGTGCGCGCCTTAGTGCACCAAAGTGAAATCATTTTGATTGATGAGGGGACAAGTGCAATTGACCAAAGGGCAACGATGGAAATCCTGCGGCAAGTGACTAAGAGCGACGCCACCGTGCTGTTTATTGCCCATAGTTTCAACGCGGAGATGAAAGACCTATTTGACCGCGAAATTCATTTGGTGAAGAATAAGAAATAA
- a CDS encoding DUF1934 domain-containing protein, giving the protein MSKIKIDFTSIIKQEEETETFNKQAAGEMVVTNGVRRISYLEDGTIPVKMLLKDNELIIRRGVNQNNYSLLKFVPGEKEACRYLMEGRQMDLVSSTNLLEFLAKQDGSQELRIEYDLFSGLYLIGNYAVTLIFT; this is encoded by the coding sequence ATGAGCAAAATAAAAATTGATTTTACGAGTATAATCAAGCAGGAAGAAGAAACCGAAACTTTTAATAAGCAGGCTGCGGGCGAGATGGTTGTCACAAACGGGGTGAGGAGAATCTCCTACCTGGAAGACGGCACAATCCCGGTGAAAATGCTGCTGAAAGATAACGAGCTGATTATCAGGCGCGGCGTGAACCAGAATAACTATTCCTTACTCAAATTTGTTCCGGGTGAAAAAGAGGCCTGTCGCTATCTTATGGAAGGACGGCAGATGGATCTGGTCAGCAGCACTAACTTGCTTGAATTTTTGGCAAAGCAGGATGGATCACAGGAACTGCGGATTGAATATGACCTCTTTAGTGGGCTATACTTAATAGGTAACTACGCAGTGACATTGATTTTTACTTAA
- a CDS encoding GNAT family N-acetyltransferase, producing MSGREVFCISRLRINTFVTEQKITVPELDDTDLEATQVFLLNEAKTNALAVCRVFKEDGKWLLGRVAVDKAARGQQLGSKMMKTVHDYLREQGVKQLYCHAQMQAKPFYDQLGYETVGDIFEEAGVKHVMMVKEL from the coding sequence ATGAGCGGGCGTGAAGTGTTCTGCATTTCCCGCTTGCGGATAAATACTTTTGTCACCGAGCAAAAAATTACGGTGCCGGAATTAGACGATACCGACCTTGAGGCAACGCAGGTTTTTTTGTTGAATGAAGCTAAAACAAATGCGCTTGCTGTTTGCCGTGTTTTTAAAGAAGACGGTAAGTGGTTGCTGGGCCGGGTCGCAGTCGATAAGGCTGCCCGCGGCCAGCAGCTTGGCAGCAAGATGATGAAGACAGTGCATGACTATCTGCGTGAGCAAGGAGTAAAACAGCTGTACTGCCATGCTCAGATGCAGGCTAAGCCCTTTTATGACCAGCTGGGTTATGAAACCGTTGGCGACATTTTTGAAGAGGCCGGCGTCAAGCACGTGATGATGGTTAAAGAATTGTAA
- the coaA gene encoding type I pantothenate kinase — MENYLRFSRDDWANLQAADQVTITKDELAKIKSLGDVVDLTDIREIYASLINYLHVVYLGKRHSQKKQRAFLQKEIKLAPFIIGISGSVAVGKSTTARLLQLLLSRTYPELKVHLMTTDGFLYSNQELTRRNLMARKGFPESYDMALLSNFLKDVQAGKEDIIYPLYSQDLSDIVPGKYGHVQNPDILIIEGINTLQLPTNGQIVTSDFFDFSIYIDAEEELIEKWYMQRFVKVMELNKNNPDNFYYAMANGPRDDALKLAEETWQMVNLVNLREYIAPTKQRASLILHKTAGHLIDQIYLKHF, encoded by the coding sequence ATGGAAAATTATCTTCGTTTTAGCAGGGATGACTGGGCTAATCTGCAGGCGGCGGACCAGGTCACGATTACCAAAGACGAACTGGCTAAAATTAAATCTCTCGGTGACGTTGTTGATTTAACTGATATTCGGGAGATTTATGCCAGTCTAATCAATTATCTGCATGTGGTTTATTTGGGCAAACGACACTCACAGAAAAAGCAGCGGGCTTTTTTACAGAAAGAAATTAAACTGGCACCATTTATTATCGGCATTTCCGGTTCGGTAGCGGTCGGCAAGTCGACGACAGCGCGCCTTTTGCAGCTGCTTCTCAGCCGGACTTATCCGGAATTAAAGGTACATTTGATGACCACCGATGGTTTTCTCTATTCCAATCAGGAATTAACGCGGCGCAATTTGATGGCCCGCAAGGGTTTTCCTGAGAGCTATGACATGGCGCTGCTCAGTAATTTCTTAAAGGATGTGCAGGCCGGCAAAGAGGACATCATTTATCCGCTTTATTCGCAGGATCTGAGTGATATTGTCCCCGGCAAATACGGTCACGTGCAAAATCCGGATATTTTGATTATTGAGGGCATTAATACCCTGCAGCTGCCGACTAACGGCCAGATTGTCACCAGCGACTTCTTTGATTTTTCAATTTACATTGATGCCGAAGAAGAACTGATTGAAAAGTGGTACATGCAGCGCTTTGTTAAGGTGATGGAGCTAAACAAAAACAATCCGGATAATTTTTATTATGCAATGGCCAACGGCCCCCGGGATGATGCACTCAAATTGGCAGAAGAAACCTGGCAGATGGTCAACCTAGTTAATTTACGCGAATACATTGCCCCAACTAAACAGCGGGCAAGTTTGATTTTACATAAAACCGCCGGACATTTGATTGATCAGATTTACCTGAAACACTTTTGA
- a CDS encoding ABC transporter ATP-binding protein, whose product MNVKEIIKSNLPRALFIMIVYIIYSCAGTISEYMLKFATNSLKVANFRSFLFWMMIEAAAGILSVILFSLAAYSSNKQVQAYLHQVRDQLMHHYYGSGKSKLSEMENELGNNMKILADTYAQPWLAIFENVLVVAMSIGVLLSLHWSLILATAVITIIIFLLPKIMEKPLAKATANASEQNSRFLDTIEHWVSGLNELRRYQAFPRMNKELDRSSQKLAQANIKKQNLRGVAIGLNGLGNVLGQVGLSVFALILFFNHQIDLGSWMVAASFGSSIFNGLWQIIDAVTMINSTAELRKQTYQLRQNIRLSAAQPVNSVEVNDLVVQYQNGEKINYPDFTIKPGDKVLLTGDSGSGKSTLFKVLLGELEPKQGQVVYLTNQGQKVSPKEAQVGYIAQDSNLFPANIANNITMFADKLQAKVPAVAEQMQLTPDLAAFPAGIETQVDLDQDNLSGGQKQKVVLARAKIHETQMVLLDEATSAIDSKTTSKIIHELLQSQQTLLLIAHNFSSELVQQFDYQIHLQGRKGTENDD is encoded by the coding sequence ATGAACGTTAAAGAAATAATTAAAAGTAATTTACCGCGAGCTTTGTTCATTATGATTGTTTACATCATTTATTCGTGCGCGGGTACCATATCGGAGTATATGCTGAAATTTGCCACAAATAGTCTCAAAGTGGCAAATTTTCGCAGTTTCCTATTCTGGATGATGATTGAAGCAGCCGCGGGAATTTTAAGTGTAATTCTTTTTTCACTTGCTGCTTATAGTTCGAACAAGCAGGTTCAAGCTTATTTGCACCAGGTGCGTGATCAGTTGATGCACCATTATTATGGCAGCGGCAAAAGTAAACTTTCAGAAATGGAAAACGAACTGGGCAATAACATGAAAATCTTAGCAGATACTTATGCTCAGCCTTGGCTCGCCATTTTTGAAAATGTGCTGGTAGTTGCCATGTCAATCGGGGTTCTGCTTTCTTTACATTGGAGCCTGATTTTAGCGACAGCAGTGATAACCATCATCATCTTTTTATTACCCAAAATCATGGAAAAGCCGTTGGCGAAGGCAACAGCTAACGCTTCTGAACAAAATTCCCGCTTTTTAGACACGATTGAGCATTGGGTTAGCGGCTTAAACGAACTTCGGCGTTACCAGGCTTTTCCTAGGATGAACAAAGAGCTAGACCGTAGCAGTCAAAAATTAGCGCAGGCCAATATCAAAAAGCAAAATTTGCGCGGTGTCGCTATTGGCCTAAATGGTTTAGGCAATGTGCTAGGGCAAGTTGGTTTAAGTGTTTTTGCCTTGATTTTATTTTTCAATCACCAAATTGATCTTGGTAGCTGGATGGTAGCTGCTAGCTTTGGGTCTAGTATTTTTAATGGATTGTGGCAGATTATTGACGCCGTAACGATGATCAATTCTACCGCCGAATTACGCAAGCAGACTTACCAGCTGCGGCAGAATATTCGTCTGTCAGCGGCGCAACCCGTTAATAGTGTTGAAGTTAACGATCTAGTTGTGCAGTATCAAAACGGCGAGAAAATTAATTATCCTGATTTTACGATTAAACCAGGTGATAAAGTGCTGCTCACTGGGGATTCGGGCAGCGGTAAATCAACGCTGTTTAAAGTTTTATTAGGTGAGCTTGAACCTAAGCAAGGGCAGGTTGTCTATCTGACCAATCAGGGGCAAAAGGTGAGTCCTAAAGAAGCACAAGTTGGCTATATTGCTCAAGACAGCAATTTATTTCCTGCCAACATTGCCAATAATATTACGATGTTTGCGGATAAATTGCAGGCCAAAGTACCAGCAGTTGCAGAGCAAATGCAGCTGACACCAGACCTGGCTGCTTTTCCCGCAGGCATAGAAACGCAGGTTGATTTAGACCAAGATAATTTGTCGGGTGGCCAGAAGCAAAAAGTTGTTTTAGCGAGAGCAAAAATCCATGAAACGCAGATGGTGTTATTAGATGAGGCAACGAGTGCAATTGATAGTAAGACGACTAGTAAAATCATTCATGAATTACTGCAGTCCCAACAGACGCTGCTCTTAATTGCACATAACTTTAGTTCGGAATTAGTGCAGCAGTTTGATTATCAAATTCATTTACAGGGAAGGAAGGGAACAGAAAATGACGATTAA
- a CDS encoding SGNH/GDSL hydrolase family protein, with protein MKKIILFGDSIFNGYRYGEDTNLVTIGMQEALGSGVQIENLSKSGATTTEGLNYLGQIDPRADLVVLEYGTNDAASSWGIPSNTYAQNLATMIKTIGASRMIIVGPSYPDPNNKEIMQFYSTDRLNLYNRIAKNQAQKNSIPFVDLIAHWRKLSDVSSYYQKDGQHLLDQGNAELIAQVAGVIKEKIEQ; from the coding sequence ATGAAAAAAATAATTTTATTCGGCGATTCAATCTTTAATGGTTACCGTTACGGTGAAGACACCAATCTTGTAACGATTGGCATGCAAGAAGCGCTGGGCAGCGGCGTGCAAATTGAAAATTTGTCCAAAAGCGGCGCAACCACGACCGAGGGACTAAATTACTTAGGCCAAATTGATCCGCGGGCAGACCTGGTCGTCCTGGAATACGGAACTAATGATGCAGCCAGTAGCTGGGGTATCCCAAGTAATACCTATGCCCAAAATTTAGCCACGATGATTAAAACAATTGGCGCTAGCAGAATGATTATTGTCGGGCCATCTTACCCAGATCCCAACAACAAGGAGATCATGCAATTTTACAGCACAGACCGCCTTAATTTATATAACCGCATTGCCAAAAATCAAGCGCAAAAAAATAGCATCCCCTTCGTTGATCTAATCGCACACTGGCGTAAATTGAGCGATGTTTCTTCCTATTATCAAAAAGATGGGCAGCACCTGCTTGATCAGGGCAATGCTGAGCTGATTGCACAAGTGGCAGGCGTAATCAAAGAAAAGATCGAGCAATAA